In Vibrio quintilis, the DNA window ATAAGTGGGCGTTTCTGTCCATTGCCAGACATTGCCGGCGACATCATAAAAATCGCCCTGTTTAAAATGATCAACCGGGCAGCTGGATGCCCAGTGATGCAAATGCAGGTTCGCATCTCCCGGGTTGTCGGCCAACAGGTGCTGATAATCGCTGTGGGCGACGATCCGGTGCCATTCATCTTCTGTCGGCAGCCGTACCGGCTGATTTATCTGGCCTGCTTTCCAGTGGCAAAATGCTTTGGCTTCATGATAATTGACTTCCACCGGCCAGTTCATTGGCAGCGGGATCTCCCGTGTCATCAGCCTCAGCTTCCAGCCATGATCCGCCGCGACCCAGAATTCCGGACAGCTTGCCTGAGCGTACTCACGCCATGCCCATCCTTCCTGCTGCCAGTATGCTTCGGTCTGGTAGCCTTGTGCTTCCACAAAATCGAGAAATTCCCGGTTGGAGACCAGAAACGCACTGGCCTGAAATGCCTCGATTTCTGCTTTGTGTTGCCCGTATTCGTTGTCCCAGCCATAAACCGGATCATGATAGGTTTTGCCCAGGCTGACTTTGCCAGCGGGGACAGGCACCAGATAGTTGGCAGGGGCATCACCTGAGTGCTCACAGACAGGCCAGTCCGGACTGTCTTTTACCCGGCTCAGCTGATGTTGCCGGATGAGCACGGAAGAGGTTTCAAGATGAATACGCTCATGTTCGATTCCCATGATGACGGCCCAGAATGGGTTGGCCCAGTCAATCGGCAGGCTCAGCGGTGCTGTGCGGATAATTTGATCGACCTTGGTGCGAACCTGCACCCGGTATGCTCTGACTGCATCAACCGGCGGCCAGTCGTAATGGGTTTCGTCCAGATCATCCCAGCTCATTTCGTCAACCCCGATGGCAAACATGGATTCCATTTCCGGGTTAATCCGCTCTTCAACCAGACCAGCCAGCAGTAATTTGTTGATAAAAAATGTTGCGGTGTGTCCGTAATAAAAAATCAACGGATGGCGCAGGGAAATTGGTTTTTGATAGAAACTTTCATCTGAAGCGAGCAGGGTAAATAGTGATTCATATTCATCATACGTGGTATGAAAATAATTCAGTAACTGCTCACGTGTGTGCCTGACGTCTGTTTCGGATAAACAGGGAGAAACAGGGAGCTTTTTATTCATATTGTCCTCGTTAATGGCTGGTCCCCGGCAGCGACGGCATGACGACTGCACATATTAAACCTGTCGCTATGCTGCAGACAGATAGCTATCTTCAGGTGGTTCAGGTATAAGTGTTTTTACGCATATACATTCAAAGTGTAGACGTAAATCAGTAAAAAATAATGATAAGGGCCGCAATGAGGTATTCATTCGCTGTATACCCAAGCAATCTGAAGATGCAGGATTCAGCGTGCAGCCGAAAGGTACAGTTCAAGAAAAGGGAATGCAGGAATGTACCCACCTTTCAAATTATCCTGACGCAGACATGTGCCTTTCAGCTCACGCCCTGCGGGTGAGTTTGTCCGGATGATGAGCGTCGGGGAAAGCGCATCTCCTCAATACGATTCCGGCAGCGAATTATCATTCATTCTGACAAATGGCCCCTTTTTTATGATCTGTACGATAAATTTACCGTTTGTTTATATTCAATTGGGCTCATATTGATCTTCCTTAAGTTTTTCTTAAGAAACTGCAATTAAATTCGGCACTTAGTTTTCAACAGATTTGATTGAAGGTAGAAGCTGATGCTGAAATTAACGCTATTACTCATCGTCCTGTGGTTCCCTGCATTGTTATCCGGATTAGAAGATGCCGGTAATTTTTATTACTGGCGATATCAGCTGATTATGCTGACCGGGATTATAGGGACAGGGTATATGGGCATAGCTTCTTTGCTTGCCGTGCGGTTTACGTGGACTGAAAAACTGGTGAAAGGGCTGGATAAAGGATATGCCATTCACAAAAAACTGGGCATTGGTGCCGCAGTCGCACTGATTGCCCACTGGTTATTGATTAAAAGTGCCAAATGGCTGATTGCGGCCGGATGGATTGAAAAAAGAGTGCATCATCACCGCGAAGTGGAAGGGATTAACTGGCATTCACTGGCCAAAGATACCGGAGAATATACTTTTTATATTCTGCTGGTCTTTGTGTTGATCAGCCTGATAAGTTTAATCAGCTACCGGCAGTTTAAGTACATTCACAAAGTGGCGGGGTTGTTGATGATTGCCGGGGCATTTCATTCTGTGTTCTTTCTGGACTGGAGCCTGCCTTCGGCAGGGATTGATGCGGTGATTGTGATGATTTGTGTGGCTGGCGTTGGCAGTGCGCTGCTTTCACTGAGTGGCAGAATTGGCAGCAGGAAAAAAGTATCTGGTGAAGTCACGCATGTGGAACGGTTTGTGCCGGACGGAGGCGAAAACCGGGTGATTCATTTTATCGTTCAGCTCACATCGTCACTCCGGTACCGGGAAGGGCAGTTCTGTTATCTCAATTTTCATGATGGTGAATCACCACATCCGTTCTCCGTGCTGAATTATGATCCGCTGGGCAACCGGCTGGAGTTTGCTGTGAAAGAGCTGGGAGATTATACCCGCAATATGGTGGAGACGCTGAAAACAGGCCAGCCGGTGACGGTGGAAGGCGGTTACGGACACTTTCAGATTCCGGAAACAGACCATCAGGTCTGGGTGGGTGCCGGAATCGGGATTGTGCCATTTATCTCCCGTTTGTACTGGCTAAACCGGCAGGCAGGCCGGCAAAAACGGCCTGAGCTGATTCATCTGTTTTATTGTGTCCGCGCAGAGAAAGAAGCTTTTTTTATCAAAGAAATCAAACGGCTGACCGATCAGCTGGATTATATTCAGCTGCATTTATCCGATGCGGATAAAGGTGTGTTTTTATCGGCACCGGACATCACTGAAAAAATGGCCGGAAAATCATTTGATGTCAGTTTTTGCGGGCCGGACTCATTCGGCCGGCAACTGGCCGAAGCGTTGCAACAGTGGGGTTTACCTGCTTCAGCATTTCAGCGCGAATTGTTTAAGATGCGCTAGATATTCATACGCCCTCCGGATGAGCTGATGACGGGAGGGCGTGATGATTTCAGAGTCTGTTTTGTATCCGGTTCACCTGATTGATCTGAATGATACGTTTCAGGTTGTCTGGCCCGGCCATATTTGAGCCTTGACTCAGATTTTTGTCACTCAGGTACTTTTGTGCAGTGAGGCAAGTGGTTCTTCAGACTCTGTTTTTTCCTCTGCCACATCTTCAGTCACATCATCGGACTGCTGCCAGCCAAATCCGTTCAGTTGCATGAATTCAGCTTTCATTTTGTGGTAATAATTTTGTTGTGTCAGTTTCTCCGTGCGCATTTCATGCAACAGCATCCGGACACTTTCCTGAACCTGAGGCGATAATTCATATTCATCCAGCCGGATTAACCGTTCACTGTCAACCTGAATGTCCTGCGGGCCATAAAGTTTGTCTGTAAATAACCGCTGCATCTGCTGGTTACAATTTTCATTGGTTCCCCGTTGATCCAGTACTTTGCTGAGCATCATCAGATAAGGCAGTAA includes these proteins:
- the ovoA gene encoding 5-histidylcysteine sulfoxide synthase encodes the protein MNKKLPVSPCLSETDVRHTREQLLNYFHTTYDEYESLFTLLASDESFYQKPISLRHPLIFYYGHTATFFINKLLLAGLVEERINPEMESMFAIGVDEMSWDDLDETHYDWPPVDAVRAYRVQVRTKVDQIIRTAPLSLPIDWANPFWAVIMGIEHERIHLETSSVLIRQHQLSRVKDSPDWPVCEHSGDAPANYLVPVPAGKVSLGKTYHDPVYGWDNEYGQHKAEIEAFQASAFLVSNREFLDFVEAQGYQTEAYWQQEGWAWREYAQASCPEFWVAADHGWKLRLMTREIPLPMNWPVEVNYHEAKAFCHWKAGQINQPVRLPTEDEWHRIVAHSDYQHLLADNPGDANLHLHHWASSCPVDHFKQGDFYDVAGNVWQWTETPTYPYEGFDVHPLYDDFTTPTFDDQHNLMKGGSWISTGNEALPWSRYAFRRHFFQHAGFRYVAGGEIPQQTVSRYETDKLLSEYAEFHYGDSYFGVANFHQALATLARQVMHGRHTGHALDLGCAVGRASFELAQDFDQVTGIDFSARFIDLANQFRDSGILRYSLIDEGELVVYRERTLAGLGLNETAGCITFLQGDACNLKPHYQGYDLVLAANLIDRLYSPEKLLSSLYQRINPNGILILASPYTWLEEHTKKHEWIGGFKKDGENFTTLDGLKAILGPHFRLLQTPEPIPFVIRETSHKFQHTLSEITVWERKTTQ
- a CDS encoding ferredoxin reductase family protein, yielding MLKLTLLLIVLWFPALLSGLEDAGNFYYWRYQLIMLTGIIGTGYMGIASLLAVRFTWTEKLVKGLDKGYAIHKKLGIGAAVALIAHWLLIKSAKWLIAAGWIEKRVHHHREVEGINWHSLAKDTGEYTFYILLVFVLISLISLISYRQFKYIHKVAGLLMIAGAFHSVFFLDWSLPSAGIDAVIVMICVAGVGSALLSLSGRIGSRKKVSGEVTHVERFVPDGGENRVIHFIVQLTSSLRYREGQFCYLNFHDGESPHPFSVLNYDPLGNRLEFAVKELGDYTRNMVETLKTGQPVTVEGGYGHFQIPETDHQVWVGAGIGIVPFISRLYWLNRQAGRQKRPELIHLFYCVRAEKEAFFIKEIKRLTDQLDYIQLHLSDADKGVFLSAPDITEKMAGKSFDVSFCGPDSFGRQLAEALQQWGLPASAFQRELFKMR